A window of the Penaeus monodon isolate SGIC_2016 chromosome 11, NSTDA_Pmon_1, whole genome shotgun sequence genome harbors these coding sequences:
- the LOC119578765 gene encoding myosin-11-like, with translation MDGDDSITEDEWTSMKRRFSLEGLEWETQDQNIKTLQVWRLLVDAEANLKAVRHINDKLRRQHDQEKEELEEYTEHLRQKCEERVRELDDEVKTLKEDLEALLAGTQAVGTMLLNEGLEDVAQSTLGEQIAYLLVERAKLNEELTAARTKPASDREKELTAQLIKVSTDYELLKRTQQESEEKLAEMTDRVSLLEKASRQLELNNETLAYKLSEALAEIEENENQLRLYSKNSNFKRGESPRVSLRSQEDYGPSSLRSLPISESSFIRRDSQRRSGRKGESPRSSNRQKKHESVRGERSKSAGRSLSRQRRVSRTGSLRLDEGDAGERRLSDAVEAGLLSGDRSFDINDVRRSSVMSSSASSPRKLHSLLDTQIQTAKSQINMLDEVKQLQAELETLKKDLLGAGDKYEFIVRKYELYKIKSKSKVCSIKSTYQTELEGLQRQNNSLEAQVALQRDQLRSDDALRKELESDLASVRAERQEMAVRVREIERELQRRDQEIGLLQEKVKLLQERNQQLNEKLQEMSLAAIVG, from the exons ATGGATGGGGATGACAGTATT ACAGAGGATGAATGGACATCTATGAAGAGGAGATTCAGCCTCGAAGGATTAGAATGGGAAACACAAgatcaaaacataaaaactcTTCAAGTGTGGCGCTTGCTAGTTGATGCAGAGGCCAATCTAAAAGCAGTACGACACATAAATGATAAGCTGAGGAGACAGCATGATCAAGAAAAGGAG GAACTTGAGGAGTACACTGAACACCTCCGACAAAAATGCGAAGAAAGAGTCAGGGAATTGGATGATGAAGTGAAGACTCTCAAGGAGGACCTGGAGGCCCTCCTTGCTGGAACGCAGGCAGTGGGAACAATGCTGTTGAATGAGGGGCTGGAGGACGTAGCTCAGAGCACCCTGGGAGAGCAG ATAGCTTACCTACTTGTAGAAAGGGCAAAACTGAATGAAGAACTCACAGCTGCTAGAACTAAGCCTGCATCAGACAGGGAGAAGGAACTGACAGCACAGCTTATTAAG GTTAGCACAGACTATGAACTGCTTAAACGAACACAGCAGGAGTCCGAGGAAAAGCTGGCAGAGATGACTGACAGGGTGTCATTGCTGGAGAAAGCCTCTCGGCAATTAGAACTAAACAATGAAACTTTAGCCTACAAG CTATCCGAGGCCTTAGCCGAAATAGAGGAAAATGAGAACCAGCTGCGCCTGTATAGTAAGA ACTCCAATTTCAAACGTGGTGAGTCTCCGAGAGTGAGCTTGCGCAGCCAAGAGGATTATGGACCATCAAGCCTAAGGAGTCTGCCTATCTCTGAGAGCTCTTTTATCCGCCGAGACTCGCAGAGAAGGAGTGGCCGCAAGGGAGAATCACCTAGGAGTAGTAACAGGCAGAAAAAACA TGAATCggtgagaggtgagagaagcAAGTCAGCAGGTCGTAGCCTCTCTAGACAGCGGCGAGTCAGCAGAACAGGAAGTCTAAGGCTTGACGAAGGGGACGCTGGTGAACGCAGGCTTTCTGATGCTGTGGAGGCAGGCTTGCTTTCTGGAGATAGGAGCTTTGATAT AAATGATGTGCGCAGGAGTAGTGTTATGAGCTCCAGTGCGTCTTCTCCCAGGAAACTCCATTCGCTGCTTGATACCCAAATACAGACTGCAAAAAGCCAGATTAATATGTTAGATGAAGTGAAGCAGCTTCAG GCTGAACTGGAGACCTTGAAGAAGGACTTACTAGGTGCTGGTGACAAGTATGAATTCATAGTGAGAAAGTAtgaattatataagataaaaagcaaaagcaaagttTGTTCTATAAA ATCAACATACCAAACTGAACTGGAAGGCCTACAGAGACAGAACAACAGTCTGGAGGCGCAGGTTGCCCTACAGAGAGACCAGCTCCGGTCAGATGACGCCCTCAGGAAGGAGCTGGAGAGTGACTTGGCCAGCGTTCGTGCCGAGCGTCAGGAAATGGCAGTGAG ggtgcgagagattgagagggagttGCAGAGACGAGACCAAGAGATTGGACTCCTTCAAGAGAAAGTGAAGCTGTTGCAAGAGAGGAACCAGCAGCTTAATGAAAAGCTGCAGGAAATGAGCTTAGCAGCCATTGTTGGATGA